A region of the Chroicocephalus ridibundus chromosome 1, bChrRid1.1, whole genome shotgun sequence genome:
ATTTTTGAAAGACTAaagtaaagcatttttaaagtaaCTGCCCTAAAGAACATGCACGTGGAAAGAGGTTTAATAGACATAAATAGTCTCATGACAACTCAGCTTCCTGAGGTATTTTTGGGTGAGTGTTCTTTgagctcccccttccctcctttctaGAATTGTTACATTGCTACcttagaacatttttttaaaacttatacAGAGAATGTGTAGTTTTCACTcaaaaataagactaaataaaaaagtgtttaagAACAGACCATACAAACTTACCATATGGATTTGCATTAATATTAGTCCCAATAAGCTCCAATGTTTGTTCTAAAATTTCTGATAATGGTACCGGACTGATTTCCAGAAGTCCTGGCTCAGCGTGGTGTTTCAATACCAGCGCTATCTCAGCCTCATAATTTACAACAGATGAGTGCCAGCAATACTGCTTACTATTCTTCTCCACAGGCACCCAACCTATGAGAAAACATAGCAATTTACCAAAGGAAATATCTGAAGTTACCAAATGTGTACTAGAATTgtgcatgcattaaaaaaaagaaaaacaaccccacagTTAACTACAAACAGAAAGAGTAACAAGAAAAAACTATGTCGTATCTCAGAGAAATGTCAGAGGAATGCAAACGTGACAACCGTGCCTTCAGCTTAAGTCTGCGCAGCCAACTGCGATTATTTTCAATGCGTCAGAAGAACAAAGCCTTTCTGGATAGTGAGTGAATTACATCCCAATTGTTTTCTTAATATGTTAGCTACTACTTTTAACTCTAGAACTAACCCTAATTCACttaaaaaatggattttcttcccGTCCCATTTTACCTGTGCTGCGTCATAGGTACCTGGCATATGTCCATTTTCATCGGGCAAAGGATTGCCGTTAGAGAACTCTATGTCCCTTGCTGGAATCCAGGTATCTGGAACAGGCCTGAAATCCTCTTCAACATTCCAAACAAATTCTAGACATATAAATGTGACATTTAGTTTTTGTTAGCCAGTTTTACCTTTTGATCGTCTTTCAATGCAAGTAATAAATACCACTGATCTAAACCTTGTTTTACAGACAGCAGTCACAGTTACTTTGTACAAGCACCAACATCTGTCACACTCAAGTGGTCTACAATTAGGAAGGGTTTAAAGGAGCACAGTAGCCTTTAGGTAGTTTAAAAGTTCAAAActaacagattaaaaaatagcTACCTAAATAGGCAACATTATATTTAAACTAGAGCAAAAGAAGTACAATAGCacagaatagactatttcagttggaagggacctacaatgatcatctagtccaactgcatgaccacttcagggctgaccaaggtaaagcatgttgttaagggcattgtccaaatgcctctggAACACTGACAGGCTTAGGGCTTCGACCACCTTCTAGGAAACCTGTTACAGTTTTTGACcgccctcttggtaaagaaatgcttcctaatgtccagtctaaacctaccctagTGCAGATTTGATCCATTCCAACATATCCTATCACTGGACACTAGGGAacagagatcagcacctccctctccacttcccctcctccggaagccacagagagcaatgaggttgcccctcagtctccttttttccgaactagacaaacccaaagtctttagctgctcctcataggacattccttacagccctttcaccagctttgctgccttcctctgGATGCAGCCAAGGACCTTCACATGCTTCCCAAATTGTGGgccccagaactgcacacagtactcaaggtgaggtcACACCAACGCTGAGTACAGCGGAATAACCACCTCTTTGGACGAACTGGTTATGCGGTGTTTGATGcacccaggatgcggtttgccctctgggctgccagggcacgctgctggctcacattgagcctgctgtcaaccagcacccacAGATCCCCTTGTgcagtgctgctctccagccactcctctcccaatttatacttgtgcctggcattactccatcccagctgcagaATCCAGCACTTCAACTTCTtgaatttcatcccattaatcacagcccagtgctccaatctatctagatccctctgcaaggcatctTGTCCCTCAAAAGAGtccacagcacctcccagtttggtatcatcagcaaacttgccaaTGGTGCATTCAACACCtgcatccaggtcattgataaatatattgaacagaactggccctagaattgaaccctgaggaacaccactggtgactggtcgccagccagatgtagccccattcactacaaccctctgagctctgcccttcagccagttcttcacccagcgcaCCATCAACCCACTCATCccacaacttgtccagaaggatgctgtgagggacagtaccaaaagccttactaaaatccagaaatacCACATCCACCACCTTCATTCATCCACTAGGGAGATAACCTTACCATAGAAggatatgaaataaattaaacaggactttccctttgtgaacccatgctgactgtgcctaaTGATGATTGCGTTATTCTTTATATGCCTTTCAATAGTACGCAGTAtacttctccataatttttccaggaactgaggttagactaacacgtctgtagttccctgggtcttccctcacacCCTTTTTGTACATTGGCATAACGctggctagcttccagtcagcagggacctccccagacaTCCCAAGATGATTGAGAAGGGTCCTGCCATAACATCCACGAGCTCCTTCAGTaactctgggatgaatcccatcaagccccatggacttgtgaacagctgatacagctggtccTGTAAAATTTCAGCatccacaaatggaaagtcactaTTCCCACACTCGTAGTCCCTCAACTTGGGACCAGGCAGCCCAAGGTCTGTCAGTATTATTAAATACTGAGGCAAAAACCGCATTGAATGGCTCCACTTTTTCTTCATTCCTATTAGACAGATGACCATCTTCAACAGGTATCattccaatgttttctttagacctcctcttgctgtTAACATACttaaaaaagcccttcttgttatctgAAACAACACTGTCCAGTTTCAactctaattgagctttggcctttCATGCCTTCTCCCTCCATATACGAACTATGGTTCTGTAATCTTCCTGTGAAGTCTAACCTCGCTTCCAGAGATCATataacttctttttcctcttgagctccaTGAGGAGTTCCCTGTTCAGACAAGCTGGTCTTCTGCCTTGCTTGCTTGACTTAGGACATAGTGGAATTGTCTGCTCCTGTGCTTCTACAAGGTGGTTCTTAAAGACTGCCCAGTACTCAAGGACTGCTAAgccctcaaaagcagattcccagggtACTCTGCTAAATAGCTCCCTGCATAGcttaaagtttgctctcctgaagtccagggtagcaactctgctatccttttttcttattacactgaaaattttaaactcaaacTATTTTGTGATCACTGCGGCCAAGGCGGCCACTTACCCTCACATCGCCCTTGAGTCCTCCTTTAATCACAATAAGCAAGTCTAGGAGGGcatctttcctagttggctcactgCGTACCTGTGACAAGAAGTTATTTCCTCCAAACTTCAAGAATTTCCAACAGCAGTATGACATTCCCAGTTGATGTCTAGGAAGTTGAAATCTCCCATAAGGACAAGGACTACTGATCCAGGAACTTCTCCTAATTGCCTATAGAATAACTCATGCGTGCTTACATCCTGACTGAGTGATCAGTAGCAGACACCCACTACAACATCTCCTTTGCTTTCCATTCCCCTAATCCTCAAACACATCATTACGAACATCTCCCTTACATGTAGTGCGACGCCTCCACCGCACCTGCTGTGCCTATccctcctgaacagcctgtagctcTCCATCCCAACTCTCCAATCATGGGACTCATTCCACCAAGTCTCACTAATACCAATGACATGAGAGCTCTAGGAGCTGACCAATGCTTCCAGttcatcctgtttgtttctcaTACTGCATGTGTTGGTGTACAAGCATTTCAGACACGCTCCTGAACCCTTCGTGCTCCCAGGAACAGTGTAAATGTTCCCACTAGCGTTGCCACCCTTTGTTGATACCATGCCAACCCTTGGATTACCTCCTGCGACTGTGTTGGTATTCCTTTTCCCCAtcgattctagtttaaagctccCCTGAAGTAAAGTTAagagtgacattaaaaaaactgGAGCAGGCTCACTGGCATTTCCTGTGTTAGACTAGCGGTGTTTTTCCAAATGGATAACTTAAAttgttaaaaagaaggaaaaaatcttcaCTAACCTTTGCAATCTTCCAATGAATACAAGAATCGTTTAAACcttttttcagcttgtttgttGGGTTTTCGATCCAGCCTGGCCCATAGATAGGGTTGCCCTAGTTTCCAGAAAGATAAAATCAGCAATTTACTGAGGTAACCATACCCTGCAGAGTACTGAAATCAACTATATGTAAGGCAAGATACAAATTCTCCTTTCCCACTAGAGAAATTTTATATCCAAAGACACTATTTAAATTCATAAATTCATTAGTGTATATGAATCTAAAAATCTATTCGTAGAATCTTGCCTAGCTTAATACAAAGTTTCCTTACAATTTCAGGTAAAGGAAAGAGCCACAGTGATGCAATGAACCACAGTCTTCTCATTTCCTCCCAACCTCCACAATTCTTTTAATCCTTCTCAAGGAAATTAGACATACTTTATTATATAAATTCTAGTGTGCAAGGAAGATTTACCAATAAGAATTATTAAAACTGGAATAGTTGCTTGATTGGCACTTAAACCATACTCCATGTATTTTAGAGAGTAAAATTTATAACAACTTTATAAACACCTCCTATGTTTACGGTAACTATTACTTTGTGGTCAAGATGTTTAGTGAGAGTTGAATTCACAAAGGCtgtaatgcaataaaaataaaagtgaaaactcTGTAAAACAAGGCTTCTAGTCAGCATGAGAAATCTGTATATGGATTTTCCTTATTACCTTTATAGGTAGTTACATAACAGCAGGTTCCGTCCACCTTTTCAGTAGGAATTGCATTGTATATATCTGCTTCTAACGCCTTCCCAGTTATAGTTTCAGTTGCCAAAACTTTAAATGGCTGAAAAGAAGACAAGCATTTTAAACCCTTGTCATGGCTATGTTACTGCCTTATTCCCAGATGGATTCTTGCTCCTTACAGCTGGACTCTGTAAGTCCAGTATGACACATTATATTGCTGATTTCTAAAACTATCTAAATAAACCATTGTTTCTTCAAGACATGACAGTTTGGAAAGTGCTCTGAGACAAACGAACAAAGGCAATCTATTTGCAAACTCTCTCCTTTTCCATTCTTGATCAGTGTTTAGAGATGACATTGCCTTCCACTTTGCATAATGCATGTCAACTAGAAGGGGCCCAGTTCAAAGTGTCAAAATTTTGAGACGTGCCTTCCTGTATTACAATGTCAATAGAAATTATTCATGACTAGCTGCTCCGAGTTTGCAGTTTAGAGCTGAAAGCCAATGGCACCATCTAAGTGCAATACACAGACCAGGGGAATGCAAGGTGGCAAAAGCACCCTGCTGTTAAATACCCAGTATCAGTGCTCTCAACTAAacaattttctgcttaaaaaagcaaggaaataagcGGTCTTATGGTCTGAAACAAATATCCAGTCACAACTCGTCGAAATTTCTAGGATGACTTCTATAACAGTTTCACTGCAAACATGTAATCAGTTGTGTTTGAATTCAAATATTTTCCCGTATAATCAtcaccctccctcctctctccccagtcaACTTTGACTTGTAAACTGGTCGCTGTCTCTTTCTGCTAGCAAAACAGAGAGTCCTTATCTTGTAAAAGTCTCGAAATGGAATTTGGAATTCATAAAACAAGAACCTTCTTACATGCTTTCGTTATGTTACATGGCTGGTTTACATTTTAGTAATCAGATTTGTAACCGTATCACATGGCATACAGGAAGATTTTATGAAgattacatgaaaaagaaaattctgagggTAGTGAGAAAACATAACCCGTTGCTTTTCCCACCACTGCCCTTCTTCCCTAGCAGTCATAACCCCCTGTATTATCCTTTCCTgcattctgaaaagcaaaaaaaatagcGTATACCAGTTCAACATCTGATCCCCGGTCGGCTTTTTTGCATATGAAGGAACAGTAAGTTAGGGACCGTCTCTGTTTaagcccagctggcaactaagcacctaACCAGGAAAAtctccctgtattatcaacactgttttcacacAAAGCCAAGGCagagccccatactagctacaatggagaaaactaactctatcccagccagaAACAGCACAAGCAGGTACCCTTACATGACCGTAATCAAGACGGTGTTAGTACTGAGAGCTGTACAATTAAGTTAACAGGCATTTTGGCACTCATTTTAGCTCTTCTATCCAGAAGTCAAACACCAACAGGAGAAAGTCCCCCAGATGGATTCAAGTTCGTCATGCAGGCGACAgacagcaggaggagctgctaCTGAAATTGGGAAACCCAAGTTGGAGGCCTACAGCTAGACAGGGCAATGCCATCCCAACCTGTCCTGACACTGCCTTTTACATCCT
Encoded here:
- the RLIG1 gene encoding RNA ligase 1: MSRRCAVQRKVPCLFVTEVKEEPSAKRERQPFKVLATETITGKALEADIYNAIPTEKVDGTCCYVTTYKGQPYLWARLDRKPNKQAEKRFKRFLYSLEDCKEFVWNVEEDFRPVPDTWIPARDIEFSNGNPLPDENGHMPGWVPVEKNSKQYCWHSSVVNYEAEIALVLKHHAEPGLLEISPVPLSEILEQTLELIGTNINANPYGLGSKKQPVHLLVPHGAFEIKNPPALKQNDIVSWFEGCSEGKVEGIVWHCHDGCLIKLHRHHLGLRWPLAETYLNSQPVVISFNRTKYDCDFEPKSLFHHFSNLDGQRFDRLKDIKFDA